From Humibacter ginsenosidimutans, a single genomic window includes:
- a CDS encoding substrate-binding domain-containing protein yields the protein MHRKSGRRLLGVAVLAVGTAMVVAGCTSTATGSSGGSTSSSGANASGASQIKGSSSFNDAKLDELTKKIQDQLGSKDLSSVKIAMVTNGNSSYWNEAKAGWNAAMTWLKGKGASGQFEEPTQSTASAQVSLLETLTTQGYSGWGVSAVTAQSLTTPIDQAVGKGLNVIAFDSPLPGTKAEFYIGTPNTDAGCNAGKAMTQAIGSGDVVAISGSLTAANTQQRVAGFKKCMGSKVKVVQVLNDNQDVSTAVSSIQAAIQANPDIKGVYGVYSYDGGAAGQAVRAANKVGKITIVADDGEADTVADVKSGLIAASILQRPYYQGYMLAYALAADKALGHDATMSLFQPYFASSGTLSTGVGVMTKANESDFSDFWSKIGLKSQ from the coding sequence ATGCACCGAAAGTCAGGACGGCGTCTGCTCGGCGTCGCCGTACTCGCCGTCGGCACCGCCATGGTCGTCGCAGGCTGCACCAGCACCGCAACGGGATCGTCAGGAGGGAGCACCTCCAGCAGCGGCGCGAACGCCAGCGGTGCCTCCCAGATCAAGGGTTCGTCGTCGTTCAACGACGCCAAGCTCGACGAGCTGACGAAGAAGATCCAAGACCAACTCGGCAGCAAGGACCTTTCCTCGGTGAAGATCGCCATGGTCACCAACGGCAACTCGTCGTACTGGAACGAGGCGAAGGCCGGCTGGAACGCCGCCATGACGTGGCTCAAGGGCAAGGGAGCGAGCGGTCAGTTCGAGGAGCCGACGCAGTCCACCGCCAGCGCTCAGGTCTCCCTGCTCGAGACCCTGACGACGCAGGGCTACAGCGGCTGGGGAGTCTCGGCCGTCACGGCCCAGTCGCTGACCACGCCCATCGACCAGGCCGTCGGCAAGGGTCTGAACGTCATCGCGTTCGACTCGCCGCTGCCAGGCACGAAGGCCGAGTTCTACATCGGCACGCCGAACACCGATGCCGGGTGCAACGCGGGCAAGGCCATGACCCAGGCCATCGGCTCCGGCGACGTGGTCGCGATCAGCGGCTCGCTCACCGCGGCCAACACCCAGCAGCGCGTCGCCGGGTTCAAGAAGTGCATGGGCAGCAAGGTCAAGGTCGTCCAGGTGCTCAACGACAACCAGGATGTCTCGACGGCGGTCTCCTCCATCCAGGCGGCCATCCAGGCCAACCCCGACATCAAGGGCGTCTACGGCGTGTACTCCTACGACGGGGGTGCGGCAGGACAGGCGGTGCGCGCCGCCAACAAGGTGGGCAAGATCACGATCGTCGCCGATGACGGCGAGGCCGACACCGTGGCCGACGTCAAGAGCGGGCTGATCGCGGCATCCATTCTGCAGCGGCCCTACTACCAGGGCTACATGCTCGCCTACGCGCTGGCCGCCGACAAGGCGCTCGGACACGACGCGACCATGTCGTTGTTCCAGCCGTACTTCGCCTCGTCGGGCACCCTGAGCACGGGCGTCGGCGTCATGACCAAGGCGAACGAGTCGGACTTCTCCGACTTCTGGTCGAAGATCGGGCTGAAGTCGCAGTGA
- a CDS encoding sugar ABC transporter ATP-binding protein, with protein sequence MTLDSTVAQGGTISLRHVAKTYGETTVLSLDELDFHFGEVVGLVGENGAGKSTLLGVLSGMVEPDAGSEVIIGDESLRFGSPSASRSAGVAMVSQEFPLVDQLSVMENLTLGIRPPDARRFGYDSKAVAREARRMLDGIGLTISPAAMVSSLSVPARQMLEIAKAVGRPSRLLILDEPTSALGPIEADKVIDIARRHAADGAAVLFVGHRLEEVRRVSDRVVVMRNGRKVDEMPVAEATDDRLIKAMVGRDLYSAMSDQHEDAVEKEVVFEASELTAPGVGPVSFRVHAGEIFGIAGLMGAGRSRLAHTIFGAIQGDGGTMALAGKTYRPAGPQSAVRLGIALVPEDRKLQSIVPNAPVQWNVTLPTLQKVGRGGVFSPKAERSWATRLLNLTRVRLTAMGEPIRALSGGNQQRVVFSRWFGVDPKLLVLDEPTRGVDVGSKADIYQLIEEASDRGVAVVVVSSELDELFSLCDRIAVLRRGRIDAVFDRDHFSKEEIMRSATGVEQAA encoded by the coding sequence GTGACGCTCGACTCAACGGTGGCGCAGGGGGGCACGATCTCCCTGCGCCACGTCGCAAAGACGTACGGGGAGACCACGGTGCTCTCCCTCGACGAGCTCGACTTCCACTTCGGCGAAGTCGTCGGCCTGGTCGGCGAGAACGGAGCGGGCAAGTCCACTCTGCTCGGCGTGCTCTCCGGAATGGTCGAGCCGGATGCCGGCAGCGAGGTGATCATCGGCGACGAGTCCCTGCGGTTCGGCTCGCCTTCCGCCAGCCGTTCGGCCGGAGTCGCGATGGTCTCCCAGGAGTTCCCGCTCGTGGACCAGCTGAGCGTGATGGAGAACCTCACGCTGGGCATCCGTCCGCCCGACGCTCGCAGGTTCGGGTACGACAGCAAAGCTGTGGCTCGCGAGGCCCGACGGATGCTCGATGGCATCGGCCTGACGATCTCACCCGCCGCCATGGTCTCGTCGCTGTCGGTTCCAGCGCGTCAGATGCTCGAGATCGCCAAGGCCGTCGGGCGCCCCTCGCGTCTGCTCATCCTCGACGAACCCACCTCGGCGCTCGGACCCATCGAGGCCGACAAGGTGATCGACATCGCACGCAGACACGCCGCGGACGGCGCGGCGGTGCTGTTCGTCGGCCACCGCCTCGAAGAGGTGCGCAGGGTCTCCGACCGCGTCGTCGTGATGCGCAACGGGCGCAAGGTCGATGAGATGCCGGTGGCTGAGGCCACCGATGACAGGCTGATCAAGGCCATGGTGGGCCGCGACCTGTACTCGGCCATGTCCGACCAGCACGAAGACGCCGTCGAGAAGGAGGTCGTGTTCGAGGCGTCCGAGCTGACGGCGCCGGGTGTCGGCCCGGTGTCGTTCCGGGTGCACGCCGGGGAGATCTTCGGCATCGCCGGGCTCATGGGCGCGGGGCGCAGTCGCCTCGCGCACACCATCTTCGGCGCGATCCAGGGCGACGGCGGCACGATGGCGCTCGCCGGAAAGACGTATCGGCCGGCCGGCCCGCAGAGCGCGGTACGGCTGGGCATCGCTCTCGTGCCGGAGGATCGCAAGCTGCAGTCGATCGTGCCGAACGCGCCCGTGCAGTGGAACGTGACCCTGCCGACCCTGCAGAAGGTCGGCCGGGGCGGCGTGTTCTCGCCGAAGGCGGAACGCTCGTGGGCGACGCGGCTCCTCAACCTCACCCGTGTTCGGCTCACCGCGATGGGCGAGCCGATCCGTGCTCTGTCCGGCGGCAACCAGCAGCGTGTGGTCTTCTCGCGCTGGTTCGGCGTGGATCCCAAGCTGCTCGTGCTCGACGAACCCACCAGGGGCGTCGACGTCGGGTCGAAGGCCGACATCTACCAACTCATCGAGGAGGCGAGCGATCGCGGCGTCGCGGTCGTCGTCGTCTCGTCGGAGCTCGACGAGCTCTTCAGTCTCTGTGACCGCATCGCCGTGCTGCGGCGCGGCCGTATCGACGCGGTCTTCGACCGCGACCACTTCTCCAAGGAGGAAATAATGCGCAGTGCTACCGGAGTGGAGCAGGCGGCATGA
- a CDS encoding ABC transporter permease, protein MSAKTDVAAASTAGSPPPAGVVPPVPAEPHKNWMRRLTEVPEFGVVAACILVFVVVTAVKPSFANGDNLQVIGLDLADYGILAIGVTFTILTGGIDLSPGAIVAFASMVSADLNANAHWPVWLCLIVSLGIGLVIGYLHGWFVTRLNVPPFAITLVTLTAAAGGALALTQGQPISGVSPFYSTLVSNGVLGVPVPVIIFVVVALAAWFFLERMYAGRQIYAVGGNVEAARLAGIPVKRRILLTYVVSGGCAGLVAILVIGRIGVGDPSVGNGWELDAIAAAVIGGVSLYGGEGRIVGVVAGALLLMLINNALIVLNVSPFYQQVALGLVLGVAIVADRIRALRRGRPRPRRLPRSVTGAPREPAPSAQS, encoded by the coding sequence ATGAGCGCCAAGACCGACGTCGCCGCGGCATCCACGGCGGGGAGCCCGCCGCCGGCGGGAGTGGTGCCGCCAGTGCCTGCCGAGCCGCACAAGAACTGGATGCGCCGACTCACCGAGGTGCCGGAGTTCGGCGTCGTCGCCGCGTGCATCCTGGTGTTCGTGGTGGTCACCGCGGTGAAGCCGAGCTTTGCCAACGGCGACAACCTGCAGGTGATCGGGCTCGACCTGGCCGACTACGGCATTCTCGCCATCGGCGTGACGTTCACGATTCTGACCGGCGGCATCGACCTGTCACCGGGTGCGATCGTCGCGTTCGCGTCTATGGTGAGCGCCGATCTCAACGCCAACGCGCATTGGCCCGTATGGCTGTGCCTGATCGTCTCGCTGGGCATCGGACTCGTGATCGGCTATCTGCACGGCTGGTTCGTGACCAGGCTGAATGTTCCACCGTTCGCGATCACGCTGGTCACGCTCACGGCGGCGGCGGGCGGCGCGCTCGCCCTCACCCAGGGCCAGCCGATCAGCGGGGTGTCCCCGTTCTACTCGACCCTGGTGTCCAACGGCGTGCTCGGTGTGCCGGTGCCGGTGATCATCTTCGTCGTGGTCGCGCTCGCCGCCTGGTTCTTCCTCGAGCGCATGTACGCGGGCCGGCAGATCTACGCCGTGGGCGGCAACGTCGAGGCCGCGCGGCTGGCCGGAATCCCGGTGAAGCGGCGCATCCTGCTCACCTACGTGGTCAGCGGCGGATGTGCCGGCCTGGTCGCCATCCTCGTCATCGGCCGCATCGGGGTCGGCGACCCGAGCGTCGGCAACGGCTGGGAACTGGATGCCATCGCCGCGGCCGTCATCGGCGGCGTGAGCCTCTACGGCGGCGAGGGTCGCATCGTCGGCGTGGTGGCCGGCGCGCTGCTGCTCATGCTCATCAACAACGCGCTGATCGTGCTCAACGTGTCGCCGTTCTACCAGCAGGTGGCGCTGGGACTCGTGCTCGGCGTCGCGATCGTGGCCGACCGCATCCGGGCCCTTCGACGAGGAAGGCCGCGACCCAGGAGACTCCCGCGATCCGTCACGGGCGCACCGCGGGAACCGGCGCCCAGCGCTCAATCCTGA
- a CDS encoding L-ribulose-5-phosphate 4-epimerase has protein sequence MPAFDDDPVIHDVRSRVASLHAQLVRYGLVVWTGGNVSGRVRRGGDPGDDLFVIKPSGVSYDDLTADDLVLCDLDGNVVAGTHGSERAPSSDTAAHAHVYRNMPEVGGVVHTHSTYAVAWAARGEEIPCAITAMADEFGGPIPVGPFAIIGDDSIGRGIVETLRGHRSRAVLMRGHGPFTVGVSAEDAVKAAVMLEDVARTVQIARQGGTVVPLPQEAIDALYDRYQNVYGQQTDARRSAS, from the coding sequence ATGCCCGCCTTCGATGACGACCCCGTCATCCATGACGTGCGCAGCCGGGTGGCGTCGCTGCACGCGCAGCTCGTGCGCTACGGACTGGTGGTGTGGACGGGAGGCAACGTCTCCGGCCGAGTCCGCAGGGGCGGCGACCCGGGTGACGACCTGTTCGTCATCAAACCGTCCGGCGTCTCCTACGACGACCTGACCGCCGATGACCTGGTGCTCTGCGACCTCGACGGCAACGTGGTGGCGGGCACGCACGGGAGCGAGCGCGCGCCGTCCAGCGACACGGCGGCGCACGCGCACGTCTACCGCAACATGCCGGAGGTCGGCGGCGTCGTGCACACGCACTCCACCTACGCGGTGGCCTGGGCGGCGCGCGGTGAGGAGATCCCGTGCGCGATCACGGCGATGGCCGACGAGTTCGGAGGGCCTATCCCGGTCGGGCCGTTCGCGATCATCGGCGACGACTCCATCGGCCGCGGCATCGTCGAGACGCTGCGCGGCCACCGCAGCCGCGCCGTGCTCATGCGCGGCCACGGTCCGTTCACGGTCGGCGTGAGCGCCGAGGATGCCGTCAAGGCGGCGGTCATGCTCGAAGACGTGGCGCGCACGGTGCAGATCGCTCGCCAGGGCGGCACGGTCGTGCCGCTGCCCCAGGAGGCGATCGACGCGCTGTACGACAGGTACCAGAACGTGTACGGCCAGCAGACCGATGCCAGAAGGAGCGCCTCGTGA
- a CDS encoding xylulokinase, with product MTDAELPERAQRVEGLEPAARAAAAILAGRAVLGIELGSTRIKACLIGDDPAVPIASGGHDWENVFVDRLFTYALEDVWAGIQAAYADLVADVRRRYDVQPTTFGAIGVSAMMHGYLAFDDSGDLLVPFRTWRNTSTGRAAAQLSELFGVNIPLRWSVAHLRQAMLDEEPHVGDVAFLTTLAGYVHWKLTGRKVLGVGDASGMFPIDPTTRDYDDELLARFDASASNPSVPPLRSLLPGVLTAGAAAGELTAEGATLLDPSGTLLPGVPLCPPEGDAGTGMVANNAVSPRTGNVSAGTSIFAMVVLERALEHPHRELDVVTTPAGDPVAMVHCNNGASELAEWAGLFGRFAAAAGTPLDPDRVFEVLLREALSGDPDAGGLLAYNYLAGEPITATDEGRPLVVRTPDSRLSLGNLMRAQLYGVFGTLSLGMRALVDEKVELERMHAHGGVFRTAGVAQRFLAAALDAPIAVADTAAEGGAWGIAALAAYARRVAASESDSAQLSLARFLDETVFRDASVQVVAPDPVDVVGFAAYLDRYRDGLAVERAAIDAL from the coding sequence GTGACCGACGCCGAGCTTCCTGAGCGAGCGCAGCGAGTCGAGGGGTTGGAACCGGCGGCGCGTGCGGCCGCCGCCATCCTGGCCGGCCGCGCGGTGCTCGGCATCGAGCTCGGGTCCACACGGATCAAGGCGTGCCTGATCGGCGACGACCCCGCCGTGCCCATCGCCTCCGGTGGCCACGACTGGGAGAACGTGTTCGTCGACCGCCTCTTCACGTACGCGCTCGAGGATGTCTGGGCCGGCATCCAGGCCGCCTACGCCGACCTCGTGGCCGACGTGCGTCGCCGCTACGACGTGCAGCCGACGACGTTCGGAGCGATCGGCGTCTCCGCGATGATGCACGGTTACCTCGCCTTCGATGACAGCGGCGACCTGCTGGTGCCGTTCCGCACCTGGCGGAACACCAGCACGGGTCGCGCGGCCGCCCAGCTGAGTGAGCTGTTCGGGGTGAACATCCCGTTGCGATGGTCGGTCGCGCACCTGCGTCAGGCGATGCTCGACGAGGAGCCCCACGTGGGCGACGTCGCCTTTCTCACCACGCTGGCCGGCTACGTGCACTGGAAGCTGACCGGCCGCAAGGTGCTCGGAGTGGGGGATGCCTCCGGCATGTTCCCGATCGACCCCACGACGCGCGACTACGACGACGAGCTGTTGGCTCGCTTCGATGCGTCCGCCTCGAATCCATCGGTGCCTCCTCTGCGGTCCCTTCTTCCCGGGGTGTTGACGGCCGGCGCCGCGGCCGGCGAGCTCACCGCTGAAGGCGCCACGCTGCTCGACCCGAGCGGAACGCTGCTACCCGGCGTGCCGCTGTGCCCGCCGGAAGGCGATGCCGGCACCGGCATGGTGGCGAACAATGCGGTCTCACCGCGCACCGGCAACGTCAGCGCGGGCACGAGCATCTTCGCGATGGTGGTGCTGGAACGCGCGCTCGAGCATCCTCACCGCGAGCTCGACGTCGTGACGACGCCCGCCGGCGACCCGGTCGCCATGGTGCACTGCAACAACGGCGCCAGCGAGCTGGCGGAGTGGGCCGGCCTGTTCGGTCGATTCGCCGCGGCGGCAGGCACGCCGCTCGACCCCGACCGCGTGTTCGAGGTGTTGTTGCGCGAGGCGCTCAGCGGCGACCCCGATGCCGGAGGCCTGCTCGCGTACAACTACCTCGCCGGCGAGCCGATCACCGCCACCGACGAGGGGCGTCCGCTCGTCGTGCGCACGCCCGACAGCCGACTCTCGCTCGGCAACCTCATGCGCGCGCAGCTCTACGGCGTGTTCGGCACGCTCAGCCTCGGCATGCGCGCGCTCGTCGACGAGAAGGTCGAACTCGAGAGGATGCACGCCCACGGCGGTGTCTTCCGCACGGCGGGCGTCGCGCAGCGATTCCTCGCCGCGGCGCTGGATGCCCCCATCGCGGTCGCCGACACCGCGGCGGAGGGTGGGGCGTGGGGCATCGCCGCGCTCGCGGCCTACGCGCGCCGGGTGGCGGCATCCGAGTCCGACTCCGCGCAGCTTTCGCTGGCGCGTTTTCTCGACGAGACCGTGTTCCGGGACGCCTCCGTGCAGGTCGTCGCCCCTGACCCCGTCGACGTGGTCGGCTTCGCCGCCTACCTCGATCGCTACCGAGACGGCCTGGCCGTCGAGCGCGCGGCGATCGATGCCCTCTGA
- the araA gene encoding L-arabinose isomerase has translation MTRTPLTTSPVALPFDAPHRTGPSRSVGPFDGYEVWFLTGSQHLYGPETLAQVDDQSRAIADRLGIDVPVKVVWKPVLTGSEEIRRVMLEANSSDAVIGVIAWMHTFSPAKMWITGLDVLQKPLLHLHTQANVELPWAEIDFDFMNLNQAAHGDREFGYIQTRLGVPRTTVVGHVSDPAVSGRIATWMRAAAGLAASRSLKLARFGDNMRFVAVTEGDKTEAEHVFGVQVNTWAVNELADAVAGASETDVDALVAEYEDLYDVVPELRRGGDRHQSLRDGAAIELGLRSFLEEGGFGAFTTNFEDLGALKQLPGLAVQRLMAEGYGFGAEGDWKTAVLVRIANVMGAGLPGGASLMEDYTYDLTPGQERILGAHMLEVSPSLTTAKPTLEIHPLGIGGKDDPVRLVFNADAGPAVVVALSDLRDRFRLTANVVEVVAPSQPLPKLPVGRAVWMPQPDFRTSAWAWLQAGAAHHTVMTNAVGIQAWEDFARMSGTELVIIDEHTRPREFEQQLQWSAAYYRLARGI, from the coding sequence ATGACCCGCACCCCGCTGACCACCTCCCCCGTCGCTCTCCCGTTCGATGCTCCGCATCGCACGGGTCCCTCACGCTCCGTGGGCCCATTCGACGGCTATGAGGTCTGGTTCCTCACCGGAAGCCAGCACCTCTACGGGCCGGAGACGCTCGCGCAGGTCGACGACCAGTCCCGTGCGATCGCCGACCGGCTCGGGATCGATGTACCGGTGAAGGTGGTGTGGAAGCCGGTGCTCACCGGGTCGGAGGAGATCCGTCGGGTCATGCTCGAGGCGAACTCGAGCGATGCCGTGATCGGTGTGATCGCGTGGATGCATACGTTCAGCCCGGCGAAGATGTGGATCACGGGTCTGGATGTGCTGCAGAAGCCGCTGTTGCATCTGCATACGCAGGCGAACGTGGAGTTGCCGTGGGCGGAGATCGACTTCGACTTCATGAACCTGAACCAGGCCGCACACGGCGACCGTGAGTTCGGCTACATCCAGACCCGTCTCGGCGTGCCTCGCACCACGGTGGTGGGCCATGTCAGCGACCCGGCGGTGAGCGGGCGTATCGCGACGTGGATGCGCGCGGCGGCCGGGTTGGCGGCATCCCGATCGCTCAAGCTCGCCAGGTTCGGCGACAACATGCGCTTCGTCGCGGTCACGGAGGGCGACAAGACCGAGGCCGAGCACGTGTTCGGCGTGCAGGTGAACACGTGGGCCGTGAACGAGCTCGCGGATGCCGTCGCCGGGGCTTCTGAGACCGACGTCGACGCGCTCGTGGCCGAGTACGAGGACCTGTACGACGTGGTGCCCGAGCTGCGGCGCGGGGGAGATCGGCATCAGTCGCTTCGGGACGGGGCAGCGATCGAGCTGGGGTTGCGCTCGTTCCTCGAGGAGGGCGGCTTCGGGGCGTTCACCACGAACTTCGAAGATCTCGGCGCCCTGAAGCAGTTGCCGGGCCTGGCGGTGCAGCGGTTGATGGCCGAGGGCTACGGGTTCGGTGCGGAGGGCGACTGGAAGACGGCGGTGCTGGTGCGCATCGCGAACGTGATGGGTGCGGGGCTGCCGGGCGGGGCATCCCTCATGGAGGACTACACGTACGACCTCACGCCCGGGCAGGAGCGCATCCTCGGTGCGCACATGCTCGAGGTGAGCCCGTCGCTGACCACGGCGAAGCCCACGCTCGAGATCCACCCATTGGGCATCGGCGGCAAGGATGACCCGGTGCGTCTCGTCTTCAACGCGGACGCCGGCCCCGCCGTCGTCGTGGCGCTGTCGGACCTGCGCGACAGGTTCCGGTTGACCGCGAACGTGGTCGAGGTCGTGGCGCCGTCGCAGCCGCTGCCCAAGCTGCCTGTCGGCCGTGCGGTGTGGATGCCGCAGCCCGACTTCCGCACGTCGGCGTGGGCCTGGCTGCAGGCCGGCGCCGCTCACCACACGGTGATGACGAACGCGGTCGGCATCCAGGCGTGGGAGGACTTCGCCAGGATGTCCGGTACCGAGCTCGTCATCATCGACGAGCACACCCGCCCGCGGGAGTTCGAACAGCAACTGCAGTGGAGCGCCGCCTACTACCGCCTTGCCAGAGGCATCTGA